AAATCAAAGCAATCATTGAAAATACACAAACCATATCACGTTAGAACACAATTGAAATAATCTTGAAGATAAAACCCAAAACATTATCAACATCAATTCTCAACTTCAAGACCTTCTAAATTCCCCTGATTATACAAACAAGAGTTGAACCAAAACAGCATTAGAACAAGCCATAGTTGCTGCAAATATCGATGTTGCTGGGGGAATTAGTGTTGAAGAAATTAAAACAATTAACACCCGAGCTTTTACAGGAGGTCCGCAAAACACAACTTGAAAATTTATTGGTCATGGGGATCAAAGCAATCATTGAAAATACACAAACCATATCACGTTAGAACACAATTGAAATAATCTTGAAGATAAAACCCAAAACATTATCAACATCAATTCTCAACTTCAAGACCTTCTAAATTCCCCTGATTATACAAACAAGAGTTGAACCAAAACAGCATTAGAACAAGCCATAGTTGCTGCAAATATCGATGATGCTGGGGGAATTAGTGTTGAAGAAATTAAAACAATTAACACCCGAGCTTTTACAGGAGGTCCGCAAAACACAACTTGAAAATTTATTGGTCATGGGGATCAAAGCAATCATTGAAAATACACAAACCATATCACGTTAGAACACAATTGAAATAATCTTGAAGATAAAACCCAAAACATTATCAACATCAATTCTCAACTTCAAGACCTTCTAAATTCCCCTGATTATACAAACAAGAGTTGAACCAAAACAGCATTAGAACAAGCCATAGTTGCTGCAAATATCGATGATGCTGGGGGAATTAGTGTTGAAGAAATTAAAACAATTAACACCCGAGCTTTTACAGGAGGTCCGCAAAACACAACTTGAAAATTTATTGGTCATGGGGATCAAAGCAATCATTGAAAATACACAAACCATATCACGTTAGAACACAATTGAAATAATAAAAAAGATTCATCAGAAAATATTATAAACATCCAAAATATTTTACAAGATATTTTAAATTCTGAAGATTATAAAAGAAAAAGTTGGGATAAAGTTGAATTAGAACAATTATTAATTTCAATGAATATTGATGTTAAAGGTGGAATTGTTATTGAAGAAGGAGAAACTATAAAGCATACTTCTAAAAAAAGGGGACCACACACCACGACTTGAAAATTTGTTGGAAACGGAAATATAAATAATTATTTTAAATATAATGGAGAAATTATTTTAGAACATAATTGAAACAATAAATGAATACAGTAAAAAAAATTAGCATTTTTATTTTTAGTAATTTATATATTAATATAAAACATTTCAAAAAATATATTTACGTTTTGAAATGTTTCAAAAATTAATTAATTAAAAAACTTTTATTAACTAATAAAAGTGGATTAAGGAGATTTGATAAATGAAAGAATTCAAAGAGATAAAAAAAATAGAATCGGAATGAACTGAATATATTGATTCTAATAATGACTCACAAAAAACTAAGGAATTTAATTTTAAAAAAATTAAAGCAAAAGAAATCCTTAAACTTGGTTATGACAAAAATGGATGTACTATTCATCATTTTAAAGGCAAAAAAGTTCCCAATAAATTGCCCATTGAAATTAGAAGTCTTAAAAGTTTTTTTAGTAATAATCCCAACAAAATTATTGAAGGTATTGAAACTTGAGATACAAAATTAATCTTAGATATGTCATATGTTTTTGAAAATTGTAAAAAATTTAACGGAAACATTTCTCGTTGAAGAGCTTTTAATGCAACAACCATGGAAGGAATGTTTAAAGGTGCTAAGAAATTTAACAATGACATTTCTGATTTATATACATTTCGAGTTCATAATATGAAATATATGTTTAAGGATTCAATAGAATTTAATCAAGATATTTCCAATTGAAATATCGTAAATCTTAAATTTTTTCGATCAATGTTTGAAAACGCTCATTCTTTTAACAAGGATTTATCAAAATGAACTTTTTGTCAAGAAATTGTTTTTTCAACAGATTACGATAAAAATGCAATCTCTTGAGCGGATTTTAATAAACCAAAATTTAATAAAAAAAATACTTAAATTATAAAAAATCTCGTATATAAAACGAGATTTTTTATAATTTAATTAAAATTTCTTTGCCGCTTCCGTTATATCTTCTACAATATTATCAACTGCTTGAGTTGGTGTTAAACCACTAACTTTAGTTCCAGCTAATAAAATTGGTTCAACAACTTTAGCACCTACAAATTCTCAAGTTCCTCTTAGATAATCTGTGTGATTTCCTCACATATATCATCCAAATGGTGCGCCTTGGGTAGTTAAAATTTGTACGGTTAAATTAGTTAATAATCCAATTGCATCACCTTTTTTTGAATATTTATATGAAAATGTTTCGTTAGCCAATAAGATGTGATCTAAATAATTTTTAACAATTCCTGGAACATTGAAGTTATGCATAGGACTAGAAATTACAATCTTGTCAACTTCACGTAATTGTTGAATATATTTCATTGCATCTTCTTCATTGAAGTAAGTGGCGAAATTTTGTTCTGTTAGCGATTTTTGTGCCATTGGTACATGATTTAAATCTAAATAAATTAATTCATCTTTTGGATTGTTTTTAGTGTATTCTTCAATAAACTTTTTACTTAGTTCTCATGAATAAGATTTGTCTTTTGGACTTATTGTTCCTGAAATAACTAATACTTTTTTACTCATAATATAATCTCCTTGTGATTATTATAATTATAACTACCTAAACTCTAAAATAAAAAAATATCTTGAATAATTCAAGATATTTTTTTATTTTAACTTATTGTAAATATTGTTAACATCATCTAAATTAACTTTATTAATTTTGAAAGTAAAGCCTTCCTCTTTTTTGTATTTAGGAATGATGTGTTCATGATAATGTAATACTTCTTGAAAAGCTTCGTTTCCATCGTTGCTTACAAAATTGAAACCTTTAGGATTTAATTTTGTTAATTTACCAATCACAGCTAACTTAGCTTTTGCTACATCACAAACAATTTGTGAATCAGCTTTGCTAAAAGATTCCACATGTTTTTTTGGAATTACCAAGCAGTGCCCATTAGCATTTGGGAAAATATCTAAAAATGCTAAAGTTGTTTCATTTTCATAAATTTTATAACACGGAATCTCATTATTAATGATTTTGCAAAATAAACATTCCATTAGTCTGAAGATCCGTTGCTAAAAATATCATCACGTAGGTATTTTGAAATTGTGTTATATAACTCATTGTATAGAATATCGTTGTTTGTAATAAATTGCGGATAAATAGTTACTTTAGCTTGTTCAATATTATTTTCATCTTTTGCAGCAATATATTGCAATTCACGTAAAATATTTCAT
The sequence above is drawn from the Williamsoniiplasma somnilux genome and encodes:
- a CDS encoding BspA family leucine-rich repeat surface protein, which codes for MKEFKEIKKIESEWTEYIDSNNDSQKTKEFNFKKIKAKEILKLGYDKNGCTIHHFKGKKVPNKLPIEIRSLKSFFSNNPNKIIEGIETWDTKLILDMSYVFENCKKFNGNISRWRAFNATTMEGMFKGAKKFNNDISDLYTFRVHNMKYMFKDSIEFNQDISNWNIVNLKFFRSMFENAHSFNKDLSKWTFCQEIVFSTDYDKNAISWADFNKPKFNKKNT
- a CDS encoding FMN-dependent NADH-azoreductase — its product is MSKKVLVISGTISPKDKSYSWELSKKFIEEYTKNNPKDELIYLDLNHVPMAQKSLTEQNFATYFNEEDAMKYIQQLREVDKIVISSPMHNFNVPGIVKNYLDHILLANETFSYKYSKKGDAIGLLTNLTVQILTTQGAPFGWYMWGNHTDYLRGTWEFVGAKVVEPILLAGTKVSGLTPTQAVDNIVEDITEAAKKF
- a CDS encoding HIT family protein, with translation MECLFCKIINNEIPCYKIYENETTLAFLDIFPNANGHCLVIPKKHVESFSKADSQIVCDVAKAKLAVIGKLTKLNPKGFNFVSNDGNEAFQEVLHYHEHIIPKYKKEEGFTFKINKVNLDDVNNIYNKLK